The following DNA comes from Cellulophaga sp. HaHa_2_95.
TTTTACCAAAGAGCTCGGTCTTCATGGAAGAGCCGCTGTGCTTACTTAAATAAGAAGGTAATAATTCTACTTTTCGGATCTCAGACGTGTTTTTATGAAGATTTACATCTTCATTACAACCGCCATCCAAATATTCAAAAGCAAATTTCGGAATTTTTTTTTGAGCTTTTGTTCTTAAATCACTTACCGAAGGATAAGCTGTATTTATTTTGATTTCTTTTTTTTTCTGCTCGCTCATAATTCAAAAATTTGTTCCATTAATCTCCATTTCTCATCTGCTTTAGAATTGGGAAGTGCTTGTTGATAGTTCCACATCAACTTTTCCCATTCTTTAACTTTCGGATTAGCTAGGTCGGCCTTATTTTTAGATTCAAAAGAGAATTCGTCACTGGTCTCCATGATCATAAAGAGTCTGTTTTCCACACTATAAATAGCTAAATGCTGAATTCCAGATGATTTAATGCTCTCCATAATTTCTGGCCATACTTTGGCATGATACGCTTTGTATTCTGCTATTAATGACGCATCATTAATTAAATCTAGTGCTAAACAATATCGTTTCATAAGCTTGTCGTTACTGTTTTAACTTCATGATGTTCAAATATATGACGCCCGTACCAAGCAATGTATATAAAGCACAGTAATGGTAAGATAAAAGAAAAATTAACTTCTGATACGCCCAATATTCGTAAATCGGCGACACCATTACCTCCATAATCAATAATCATTCCTTGTGCTTTAGGCATTAAAGCACCACCTACGATGGCCATTATTAAGCCGGCAGAGCCAACTTTGGATTGTTCTTCGGTTAAGTCTTCTAGCGCTATGCCGTAGATTGTTGGGAACATTAAAGACATAAAAAAAGATAACGCTACTAGAAAATATAATCCTAAAACACCTTCAATAAACATAACGCCTGCAGCACAAGCAATTGCAAAAAGTGAAAAAAGCATGAGTAATTTTCCAGCACTCGTAAATCGTAATAAATAGGTTCCTATAGCTCTACCAACGGTAAATAAAATAAAGGCTGCCATTTGATAATAACCAGCTGTAACAGCACTTATTTGTACGGCTTCTGCATACTGGTAGATATAGGTCCAGCACATAATTTGTGCGCCTACATATACTATTTGCGCTAAGACACCTAAAGCATATTTTTTGTTTTTTAGAAGGGAGCTAAACGTTTTTCCAATGCTAGGCATTGCACCTTCATCTTTAGATTGAGGCATTTTGTTCATTAGAAAAAGAACAAAAATGCCTAGTAATACCAGGCCTAAAATTACATAGGGGTTTCGTATCACCAATAGATCAGAGGTGCGTATGAGTACTTTAGAAGCTTCTTCTAAAGCACTAAAATCTGCAATATCATCTGATTGTAAATTTTTTAATACAAATTGTTGTGCCACAAACAATCCAGCAATCAACCCTATGGGGTTAAATGCTTGGGCTAAGTTTAACCGCTGTGTAGCTGTTCTTTTATCGCCCATGGCTAAAATATAAGGATTAGCGGCAGTTTCTAAAAAGGCTAAGCCAAAGGTTAATACATAAAGTCCAAGACAAAAGAACCAAAATTGTTCGGTAATGGCGGCGGGATAAAATAATAAAGCGCCGCCAGCATATAATCCTAGCCCTATTAAAATGCCAGTTTTGTAAGAGTATTTTCTCATAAACATTGCAGCAGGTAATGCCATACAGAAATAGCCGCCATAGAAAGCCATTTGTACCCATGCAGCTTGTGAGTTAGATAATTCAAGTACTTTTTTAAAAGCTTGTACCATGGGGTCTGTAACCGCATTTGCAAATCCCCATAAGGCAAATAAAGAGGTTACTAAAATGAAAGGTATTAGTACTTTCTTTGCTACTACTTTGGGTTTGTTAGCAATATTATTCATTTTTTAAGTTGAGTTTTTTTTAAAATAATGGCTTTAATTATTTGTTTGTTAACTTGTTAATAAGGAGCGGTCTAAGTGCACGTAGCCCCCGTCTACAGTAATGAATTGTCCAGTAGTATGTGATGATTTATCAGAAATAACAAATAGACAGGTATCTGCTATTTCTTGCGGGGTGGTCATTCTATTTTCTAATGGAATCTTATCTACGATAGCTTTTAATTTTTCTTCTCCGTTTTCTAAAGTTTTTATCCAAGTATCATAAGCTGGAGTCCAACTTTCTGCGATGATAATAGCGTTCACTCGGATATTATCTTTAATTAAATCTACCGCCCATTCTCGTGTTAAGCCTAAAACACCTCCTTTAGAAGCGGCATACCCAGATGTTGCTCCTTGTCCCGTAAGACTAACCTTAGATCCTATATTTAATATAGTGCCTTGTGCTTTTTTAATATAAGGAAGACAAAATTTAGTCATTGCAAAAAAGCTTACTAAATTTAGTTTTAAAGACCACATAAAATCATCAATACTAGCATCTAAACCAACCCCGTCATTCACTCCAATGTTGTTAATTAAGGCATCTATACGGCCATATTTTTCACCTATTTTTTTTGCTGCTGCTGCTACTTGCACAGGATCTGTCAAATCTGTTTTTACAAACAAAGCATCAATCCCCTTGTCTTGTAATTCTTTCTCATACCCAAACCCTCTATCATTTCTACAAACAATTACGGGTATGGCCCCTTCATTTGCTAAAGCCTGGACAATCGTTTCACCAATACTGCCTTTTAATCCTGCTGCACCCGTTACAACAACAATTTTATCTTTTAAATGTAAATCCATAGCTTATAAATTGTAAAATTTTATTGCATTTATACCCATGATATTCTGTTGTTCAGTAGGGCTGCATTTTGCAATAAAATCTGTGGTTAGTTTTTTTACTTTAGCAAAGTTTCCTGCAACGAGGCATACGGGCCAATCAGACCCAAAAAGAATGCGATCAGGTCCAAAAGAATTGAACACTACATCCATATAAGGTTCAATCTGTGCTGTAGACCATGTCGTATAATCTGCTTCGGTGATCATTCCAGATAATTTGCAATAGACATTTTCATGTCTAGCAATTTCTTTGATTAATACAGCCCATCCATCAAAAAAGCCCTCTTTAATATAGGGCTTAGCCATATGGTCTATGACAAATTTCTGATGAGGAAATTTCTTTATGAATTCTAATGTGGCCCCAAGTTGATGTGGCAGAATTAAAAGATCATAGGTGTAATTATACTTTTCTAAGGCAGCGATTCCTCTTAGGAAATCTGGCTGTAACAAAAAATTAGGATTCAATTCGGCTTGCACAATATGCCTGAATCCTTTTAGTTTTTTTAGACTTGAATAAGCTTCTAGTTGTGCTTCTATATTAGCAGCGCTAAAATCTACCCAACCTACAACCCCTTTTATAAATTGATGTTCATCGGATAACTTCAAAAGAAACTCCGTTTCTTCTCTACTTTGATCCGCTTGAACAGCGATACAGCCATCAATATTATTTTCTTGGTAGATTTTTTTTAAATCTTTTGGCAAAAAATCTCTCCGGATAGTAGACATCGTATCGTCTATCCAAGAATGCTTTTTTGCATCGTATACCCAGAAATGTTGATGGCTATCAATGATCATTACGCTTTGTAGTCAATTACGTTTTGTTTAGAAATTCCTAAACCTTCAATCCCTAATTCCATAACATCGCCATCCTTTAAATACATTGGTGGTGTTAAGCCTAAACCAACTCCAAACGGTGTTCCTGTAGAGATTACATCCCCAGGAAGTAAGGTCATAAATTGACTGATATAACTCACCACTTCTTGAATATTAAAAACAAAGTCTGATGTTGAACTATTCTGCATCATTTCTCCATTCAATTTTAACCATAGGTTTAAATTATTAGGATCTTTAATTTCATCTTTTGTAGCTATAAAAGGACCTAATGGCGCAAAGGTGTCACAACTTTTCCCTTTAACCCATTGTCCTTCTCTTTCTAATTGAAAAGCACGCTCGCTTATATCATTATGTAATACATATCCAGCAACATAATCTAATGCATCTTCTTCAGAAACATAAGAAGCTTTTTTGCCGATGATAATTGCTAATTCTACTTCCCAATCAGATTTTGTGCTGCCTTTAGGTAAGATAACGGTATCATTAGGACCAATGATAGAAGATGTAGCTTTAAAAAATAATACAGGCTCTTTCGGAATTTGCATTCCGCTTTCTGCCGCATGCTTTGCGTAATTTAAACCTACGCATACAATTTTTGATGGCCGGCAGAGCGGAGAACCTAAACGTGTTTCTTTGGCAACTAAAGCACATTTGCTTTCGTTATCATTTAACCAATTTTTTAAGCGTGCTATTCCATCTGATCCAAAAAATTGCTCTGTATAATCTTCGCCAAAACCAGAAACATCAATCTTGTTTCCATTTGATAATTGTACTCCTGGCTTTTCATTATTTACTTCACCAAATCTTATAAGTTTCATTTTTTTTAATTTTTATGATTGTGTTTTTCTATAAAACACAATAAATTATTATCCGTTTAATTTTATAAACCCACCGTCTATAGGAAAGTTAGTACCCGTTACAAAAGAAGCTTCATCGGAACATAAATATAATGCTAAATTGGCAACCTCTTCAGGCATTCCCATTCTGCCAATTGGTTGTGTTTGTGAAAGCTTTTCAAACATTTCTTCTTTATTGTCTGGGTAATTTTCGTTTATAAATCCATCTACAAAAGGAGTATGGATTCTTGCAGGAGAAATACAGTTACATCTAATGCCATCTTGAACATAGTCTTTTGCAATAGAATAAGTCATGGTTAAGGCAGCGCCTTTAGACATAGAATAGGCAAACCTATCTGAAATACCTACTGATGATGCTATAGATGCCATGTTTATGATCACACCAGATTTATTTTTTTTCATATGAGGAATAGTACTATAAATACAATTGTATACTCCTTTGACATTCACTTGGTAAACGCGATCAAATGCCTCCTCAGGAGTATTTTCAACATTACCAATATGGGCAATACCTGCATTGTTAATTAAAATATCAATTGAATAATTTTTGGCTATTTTATCAATAACCGCAATAACTTCCTTTTGATGTATTACATTACATTGATGTACCGCAGCTTTTCCTCCGCTAGCTTCAATCTCTTTTTTTGTGAGCAGGGCATTTTCAATATGCAATTCTAGTATATGTACAAAAGCACCTTGTTCTGCTAATGTTTTAGCAATCGCTTTTCCAATACCACTTCCGCCACCTGTTATAATCGCCGTCTTCTTATCTAAATTAAATTTCATTAAAGCGCTGTTTTTGTCGTTTCATTAGACCAAATTTTTCCATTAGGAAAACTATAGTCTTTTATAGATTCTTCTTTCATGGTAATGCTATAGCCTGATAATTTAGGAGGCATATAAGCACCATTTTTTAGGATTACAGGATCGTAAAAATGTTCGTGTAAGTGATCTACATATTCAATAATTCTATCGTCTAAACTGCCACTTATCGCAATGTAATCAATCATTGATAGGTGCTGTACATATTCACACAGCCCTACACCGCCAGCATGTGGACATACTGGAATTTTAAATTTAGCAGCCATCAACAAGATAGCCAATATCTCATTAACCCCGCCAACTCTACAGCTATCTATTTGGCAAATACCTATAGCATCAGCCTGCATGAGTTGTTTAAACATCACTCTATTTTGACAATGTTCACCAGTAGCTACCAAAATTGGAGCAACGGCTTTTGCGATGGTAGCATGACCAAGAATATCATCTGGACTAGTAGGTTCTTCAATCCACCAAGGATTAAATTTTTTCAATTGTGCCATGTTAGTGATGGCTTCGTCAACATCCCATTTCTGATTGGCATCCATCATTAATTTAAGGTCATCACCAATTTCTTCTCTTATGATCGCAGCTCTGCGCATATCATCTTGAAGGTCTGATCCTACCTTAATTTTCATATGTTTAAAGCCTGATGCTTTTGCTTCGCGGCATAAACGTCTCATTTTATCATCAGAATACCCTAACCATCCCGCCGATGTAGTGTAGGCAGGGTATCCATTTTCTTCTAGGTGGGCTATTCTTTCTTGTTTAGAGTCAGATTTATTTTTAAGAAGTGCTAAAGCTTCTTCAGGAGTGATAGCATCAGTGATATAGGTGAAATCTATACAGC
Coding sequences within:
- a CDS encoding SDR family NAD(P)-dependent oxidoreductase; translated protein: MKFNLDKKTAIITGGGSGIGKAIAKTLAEQGAFVHILELHIENALLTKKEIEASGGKAAVHQCNVIHQKEVIAVIDKIAKNYSIDILINNAGIAHIGNVENTPEEAFDRVYQVNVKGVYNCIYSTIPHMKKNKSGVIINMASIASSVGISDRFAYSMSKGAALTMTYSIAKDYVQDGIRCNCISPARIHTPFVDGFINENYPDNKEEMFEKLSQTQPIGRMGMPEEVANLALYLCSDEASFVTGTNFPIDGGFIKLNG
- a CDS encoding fumarylacetoacetate hydrolase family protein translates to MKLIRFGEVNNEKPGVQLSNGNKIDVSGFGEDYTEQFFGSDGIARLKNWLNDNESKCALVAKETRLGSPLCRPSKIVCVGLNYAKHAAESGMQIPKEPVLFFKATSSIIGPNDTVILPKGSTKSDWEVELAIIIGKKASYVSEEDALDYVAGYVLHNDISERAFQLEREGQWVKGKSCDTFAPLGPFIATKDEIKDPNNLNLWLKLNGEMMQNSSTSDFVFNIQEVVSYISQFMTLLPGDVISTGTPFGVGLGLTPPMYLKDGDVMELGIEGLGISKQNVIDYKA
- the fucP gene encoding L-fucose:H+ symporter permease, whose protein sequence is MNNIANKPKVVAKKVLIPFILVTSLFALWGFANAVTDPMVQAFKKVLELSNSQAAWVQMAFYGGYFCMALPAAMFMRKYSYKTGILIGLGLYAGGALLFYPAAITEQFWFFCLGLYVLTFGLAFLETAANPYILAMGDKRTATQRLNLAQAFNPIGLIAGLFVAQQFVLKNLQSDDIADFSALEEASKVLIRTSDLLVIRNPYVILGLVLLGIFVLFLMNKMPQSKDEGAMPSIGKTFSSLLKNKKYALGVLAQIVYVGAQIMCWTYIYQYAEAVQISAVTAGYYQMAAFILFTVGRAIGTYLLRFTSAGKLLMLFSLFAIACAAGVMFIEGVLGLYFLVALSFFMSLMFPTIYGIALEDLTEEQSKVGSAGLIMAIVGGALMPKAQGMIIDYGGNGVADLRILGVSEVNFSFILPLLCFIYIAWYGRHIFEHHEVKTVTTSL
- a CDS encoding SDR family oxidoreductase gives rise to the protein MDLHLKDKIVVVTGAAGLKGSIGETIVQALANEGAIPVIVCRNDRGFGYEKELQDKGIDALFVKTDLTDPVQVAAAAKKIGEKYGRIDALINNIGVNDGVGLDASIDDFMWSLKLNLVSFFAMTKFCLPYIKKAQGTILNIGSKVSLTGQGATSGYAASKGGVLGLTREWAVDLIKDNIRVNAIIIAESWTPAYDTWIKTLENGEEKLKAIVDKIPLENRMTTPQEIADTCLFVISDKSSHTTGQFITVDGGYVHLDRSLLTS
- a CDS encoding amidohydrolase codes for the protein MIIDSHQHFWVYDAKKHSWIDDTMSTIRRDFLPKDLKKIYQENNIDGCIAVQADQSREETEFLLKLSDEHQFIKGVVGWVDFSAANIEAQLEAYSSLKKLKGFRHIVQAELNPNFLLQPDFLRGIAALEKYNYTYDLLILPHQLGATLEFIKKFPHQKFVIDHMAKPYIKEGFFDGWAVLIKEIARHENVYCKLSGMITEADYTTWSTAQIEPYMDVVFNSFGPDRILFGSDWPVCLVAGNFAKVKKLTTDFIAKCSPTEQQNIMGINAIKFYNL
- a CDS encoding L-fuconate dehydratase, which translates into the protein MATPILITDIETRDVRFPTSKSLDGSDAMNPDPDYSAAYVILKTNHPEGIEGHGLTFTIGRGNELCVAAINSIAPLIKGKSLESFTKNMGEFWKMITGDSQLRWLGPEKGVIHLATGAIVNAVWDLYAKVEKKPLWKLLADMSPEELVSCIDFTYITDAITPEEALALLKNKSDSKQERIAHLEENGYPAYTTSAGWLGYSDDKMRRLCREAKASGFKHMKIKVGSDLQDDMRRAAIIREEIGDDLKLMMDANQKWDVDEAITNMAQLKKFNPWWIEEPTSPDDILGHATIAKAVAPILVATGEHCQNRVMFKQLMQADAIGICQIDSCRVGGVNEILAILLMAAKFKIPVCPHAGGVGLCEYVQHLSMIDYIAISGSLDDRIIEYVDHLHEHFYDPVILKNGAYMPPKLSGYSITMKEESIKDYSFPNGKIWSNETTKTAL
- a CDS encoding L-rhamnose mutarotase; protein product: MKRYCLALDLINDASLIAEYKAYHAKVWPEIMESIKSSGIQHLAIYSVENRLFMIMETSDEFSFESKNKADLANPKVKEWEKLMWNYQQALPNSKADEKWRLMEQIFEL